From Fimbriimonadaceae bacterium:
GCCTTCGGGACAACGGGCCGTGAGGCCGCCGGGAATCCAGAGAGACCGCTCTCCTTCGGGGCGGGTGTCCAGTTCGGCGAGCAGGTTGCTCACGCGCCGGGCGTCTTCGTCGGTCATGAACCGCCGGAAGTCCTGGCCGACCATCCGGGACCCGCTGCAACGAAACACCCGTTCGGTGGCCGGATTGACGCGGGTGATCCGCAGTTGGTCGTCCAGCTCGATGATGGCGTCCATCGCGCTTCCAAGGAGCCGCCCCACGGTTTCCTCCCGATCCCGGACCTCGGCCTCGGCCCGCAGGCGTCGCAGCTCGGCGGCCGCCCGCGCGGCGAAGATCTGGAAGATGGCATGGATGCGCGGTTCTTCGGGAATGGGGCGTCGGTCGATGACGGCCAGGTGTCCCAAGATGGCGCCGTTGTGATCCTTGAGCGGCACCCCCATGTAGCTGACGGCCCCGGCCTGTCGCAACTCCTCTTCCTGCGGATAGATCTCCAGAATGCGGTCCGGGAAATGGACGAGGGTGGCGCTGTCGATCACCCGTTCGCACGGCGTCCCTGCGATGTCGACCTCGTAATCCTTCACCCACTGGCCATCCATCCAAAAGGCGAGGGCGCGCAGGCGGCGGGATTCCGGAAAATATTCCGTCACCCAGGCTCCGTG
This genomic window contains:
- a CDS encoding PAS domain S-box protein, with translation MSTERPEATHPLHALEADAVLRAIVQGTATETGHDFFAALVRNLADVLGTHGAWVTEYFPESRRLRALAFWMDGQWVKDYEVDIAGTPCERVIDSATLVHFPDRILEIYPQEEELRQAGAVSYMGVPLKDHNGAILGHLAVIDRRPIPEEPRIHAIFQIFAARAAAELRRLRAEAEVRDREETVGRLLGSAMDAIIELDDQLRITRVNPATERVFRCSGSRMVGQDFRRFMTDEDARRVSNLLAELDTRPEGERSLWIPGGLTARCPEGGSFPAEATLSRFELHRRTATTVILRNVRDRIEAEHKIRSLTVETELLREELQSRHPGTLIGESPALRRVLDDIAQVAPTDATVLIVGETGTGKE